A region of Jatrophihabitans sp. DNA encodes the following proteins:
- a CDS encoding aldo/keto reductase: MSVENSVAPASQSGVFEIAGRSVHRLGYGAMRITGPGIWGEPADRAECVAVLRRAVELGVDFIDTADSYGPGTSEEIIAEALHPYAGNVLVATKAGLTRSGPNQWAPVGRPAYLRQQAELSLRRLKLERIELFQLHRIDAEVPLADQVGELKALQDEGKIGAIGLSEVSVPEIEAAREIAEIATVQNLYNLANRQSEDVLRYCEAEGIGFIPWYPIAAGDLAKPGGAVDHVVRATGATPSQVALAWLLATSPVTLPIPGTSKVSHLEENIGGAGLRLTDEQVAELTEAVR; encoded by the coding sequence GTGTCAGTAGAGAACAGCGTTGCGCCCGCGAGCCAGTCCGGCGTCTTCGAGATCGCCGGCAGGAGCGTCCATCGATTGGGGTACGGGGCGATGCGGATCACCGGCCCGGGAATCTGGGGCGAGCCGGCCGATCGCGCCGAGTGCGTCGCGGTGCTGCGCCGGGCGGTCGAACTGGGCGTCGACTTCATCGACACCGCCGACTCCTACGGCCCCGGGACCAGCGAGGAGATCATCGCCGAGGCGTTGCACCCTTACGCCGGCAACGTGCTGGTCGCCACCAAGGCCGGGCTGACCCGTTCCGGCCCGAACCAGTGGGCTCCGGTGGGCCGGCCGGCCTACCTGCGCCAGCAGGCCGAGCTGTCGCTGCGCCGGCTGAAGCTGGAGCGGATCGAGCTGTTCCAGCTGCACCGGATCGACGCCGAGGTGCCGCTGGCCGATCAGGTCGGCGAGCTCAAGGCGCTGCAGGACGAGGGCAAGATCGGCGCCATCGGGCTGTCCGAGGTGAGCGTCCCCGAGATCGAGGCAGCCCGCGAGATAGCCGAGATCGCGACCGTGCAGAACCTCTACAACCTGGCCAACCGGCAGTCCGAGGATGTGCTGCGCTACTGCGAGGCCGAGGGCATCGGCTTCATCCCGTGGTACCCGATCGCCGCCGGTGACCTGGCCAAGCCCGGCGGCGCGGTCGACCACGTGGTGCGGGCGACCGGGGCGACGCCGTCCCAGGTGGCGCTGGCCTGGCTGCTGGCCACGTCGCCGGTCACCCTGCCGATCCCGGGCACGTCCAAGGTGAGTCACCTGGAGGAGAACATCGGTGGCGCGGGCCTGCGGCTGACCGACGAGCAGGTCGCCGAACTGACCGAGGCCGTGCGCTAG